The genomic window CTTTTATTTTCCATAGCACTTCGTATCTCGTGTTGCAGGTGAGCTGAAATCAATCCCAGCTGTTTTTGAGCAAGCACTCGCCAACACCGCCAACAATCATTCACAAATGTACAACTGACGATATAAAGGCTTCAATTAACCGAGCATGTCTGTTTAGCAGATACGACATCCATCGTTATAAAATTTCGTTACTTGACTAGTCCATATTTATTTGAGAGTATCAGAAACAAGTTAAAGATACATTACATAAAAATCGTACACACGCGTTTAGAACACGTTGCTTTATGTAAATGCTGAATAGAAATGGATCTGGGACGGATCTGTGAGGAACACCTTTAAGCGGGGTATAGGTGACACCATCTGTTCGACATGCTGTATGAGTTGACATCTATATTTTTGCTCTTCTTCTACATTGGCTTGACAGGATGTGTGGTGTTGTTCATGTCGCTATGTTCATtttatttcctctttttttgcGGCAGAAACAGAGTCGGTAACAGACAAGGTCTCTGTGGTGGTGAGACTGTCGGCTCAGCAGACATCTCTGCAGGAGGGACAGGAGCTGCTGCTTACATGCAGTGTTGACACAGAGAACCTGGAGAGGTTTTTCTCTGTAGCTTGGCTGCGGGCAGGTGTCGAGCTGGCCCGAATAGGCCCCACCGGCATTCTATCTGTGAACACTGAGTACGGTCTGCGAGAGAAGCAAGGAGAACTCAGGGCCAGCAAGATCGGGGACAGAGATTACCGTCTTGTTTTACAGCCTGTCAACACTGAAGACCAGGGAGGGTACATGTGCAGAGTGTGGCCCCAAGAAAGACAACATGGCGGTTTTGTGCAAGGCGAACCCCAAGACTCCAACTCCCTTCTTGTTAGCATCTCGGCTTCAGgtgatgtttttatttccaGAATAAAGGCTGGGCCCATGCTGTTTCTGTGGCTGGTTTCAGAAAGTTTATCACCAATGATAAAACCTTTGCCACAAATATCTTGGAAATCAAGATGTCCAATTTGAATATCTTGAATAAGAGTGTGGCAGCCAATCAAAATATTCTCAAAAtgcaactaccgtattttccgcactgtgaggcgcaccggattataaggcgcaccttcaatgaatggcccattttaaaattgtgtccatatataaggcgcaccgaattataaggcgcaccttcaatgaatggcccattttaaaactttgtccatttataagatatatacatttggcccgtgggccggactttggacacgcctgctgtagcggctcaatattggtccatatataaggcacacccgattataaggcgcattgtcggcttttgagaaaattggagggtgttaggtgcgccttatagtgcggaaaatacggtacagtgGATTCACACCGTATAGTAAATGTCTTTCCATTGCAGCCAGTGGACTCTCGGTCGAAATGCTAAACACCGTGAATGTCAACGAAGGCGACACGGTGACCCTGACTTGCAAAGTGCACGGCTTCAAGGACCAGCTCTCTGTCACTTGGCAGCGCAAAGTAGCGTCGATGTCTACGTTGGCCAACATTATCGGTCTGAGTCAGGAGGGCGTCGCGGAGACGTCTGCTGTCACGCTCTCAAATCTAGTCAGAGTTACGCGACCTGCAGTGGACATCTTTGTCTTGGAGCTGGATGAAATCACGCCTGACGATTCGGGTGTGTACCACTGTGTGGTTTCTGAATGGAACAGTCACAGCAGGACTAACAGCCAATCAGCGAGGACCATGTTGACGGTGACCCCCATGGGTAAGTACACACGCAAGTCCAGGACAACCTGTACAATATGCTTGGTTAATTTATGAATGTCAACTGCTTGTCGTGTTGGCACCCCGCTGGTATGATACATCATCAAGATGGTTAGTGCAGTCTTGGTTTGCACCAAGGTTTTCATAGACTGCAGGTCATGAAGCCTGTCTCTTCATTCTTACCAACGCCGACATTTTGTGTTCCAGATTCTTTTATGGGTGTGAATCTGATCAGCCGCAATAGCGTTGCGACTGTTGGAGACAACGTGGAATTGATGTGCCGTGTCAAAGGGCCACCACGTCTCACCACGAcgctctcttggagcgtgcagcGGAACACCTCAACCTTAGATAACATCCTGAGCGTATACTACGACGGTACCATTAGCTGGTCTGGGGAGCAGCAACGCTACCACCTTAAGGTTGACAACAAACCCAGTGAGAGGATTTACTACCTTCTCATCAATGGTGCCAGCCACAGGGAGGCCGGGAGCTACCAGTGTCGGGTGTCCGTTTTCCAGAAGAACGTGTTCAAGAAGCTGCCACCATCCAACCTACTCACGGTCAAGGTGCACAACCCAGGTAAGTAAACTCTCTTAAGCGAATCCATGTCGATATGACTAAGGCAGATCGATTAAAAAGACCACGTGAATAACTCAAATGATGATTTTCGATTTTGTTGAGTGTGTGAAATGTCAGTCGAGAAGAAAATACTAATTACCATGCCGACGTTTGATTCAAAGTAGACCTGGTGGAAATTCAGATATAGTTAACACAATCATTGAGGGAATGTCTGAATAATTGACTTTTCTGTTGCTCAGATTAATGGCACACACATGCTCCTTTTGACAGCGAAAAGCAGAGCACACTATCATCTACTAGCAGGCTAGCCATTATCTTATGATGAATTACTCAAGGACAACCCAACCAACCATTTTATGCACAGCTGGGAGAAAATGTCTTCCACAAATGATAGGACTTTATATTGTCCTAATCATTTTGAAGGCTTAATTGATTAATATATGAGGCTTTgggaaaaatggaaaaaaagagaagcaaCTTATTCCATTGAACACGACGAGGACTGTGATTTCTGCTATTTCCGAGCAGTGCAAATTTCCACAATGCTTAAGCATGTGGTGAGCCCAGAATGAGGAGAAGTTGTGCAAATATTACCTGGCTGTCTCAGCTGCAAGGAGGAAGTGGgtagggacttttttttttttctggctggaAATCATGCGACGGCTTTCGCCTAGCCCACATCGATGCTGTCCTGATCCACATGTTCAATATGAAAACTGATGAATGAGCTCAGCTACATATGAATTATTCTAAAGCATTCTTTACTCTTGTgatttttcaaatgacattacTGTCAATTTGACAATGGTGATGAAAAAAATTCATTTTGGACAAAACCTCTTCGTTCTCTTCCCTTTCTCGTAGCGAGTGACCTCATTCTGACGCCCACCCCTGCTTTAACAAGAAATATCAACAGTGACATCACCATCAAATGCTTAGTCACTTCATCTCGCTCTGGATCTTCCCGCTACGCCGTCACCTGGATTCTACAGCAACAGACCCAAAATGTGACCATCTTGAGCTTGGATCGAAACTCCCAAGTAACATCGACCGTGGGCCAAAACCAGCGGATCAGCAGCCAGCAAACCAACGGTCCTAGTTTTGAGCTGTCCATTCGGGATTCTCGTACTTCAGACCaaggtgtttatgtgtgtgaggTCATAGAGTGGCTGCAAGATCCTCGTGGTGAATGGTACCATCTCCCCCCAGTCTCTGGAACCGTTCAGCTGACACTCATTGAGCCTGGTGAGATCTTTTGTTTCATGCACCCACATTATTTTGTTCCGAATTAACGAGGGTTCCTCCTTCTTCCAGCCAATGATCTCCTTTTGGATCGCAAAGAGCAGCAGGTTCTTGTGAAAGAAGGAGACAGAGTCCATCTCAAATGTGAGCTGATCTCAGGTGCATCCAGTGATTCCTGTTTCTACAAAGTCACTTGGTTCTACACCGGACTCGGATCTTCTGCGGTATCGCTTTTGGAGCTCGATCATACGGGCCTAATGAGATATCCGGAAAGAACGGGTCTTCACGGCTTGCAGCAAAGGCTTCGTCTTTCCAGACCC from Syngnathus scovelli strain Florida chromosome 8, RoL_Ssco_1.2, whole genome shotgun sequence includes these protein-coding regions:
- the LOC125974105 gene encoding immunoglobulin superfamily member 2, whose protein sequence is MLRLIFYSWTPCLLLCMATLLHHGNARVLTEIQAGPLYRVAGSLLSISCNTSGFTNVNSRKEFEFRMTKPANTMVLNIISTENPSFSYSIYRERGNDITLTHVSPNSVLFEIKSLQKDDEGEYDCAVINPEYIYDGIYSVQTIVKVIDDSLSVSSATSTSLSYNQDETLTLTCQASSNTIQHTHLSVAWYLRKEGADDDATLIISLDRDFTLRPGPEFQQRYKAGFIRLDKVGEATYRLTIDRLEPSDSGRIYCEAQEWIEDPDLSWHSLTQKTAEETTLAVKGRETESVTDKVSVVVRLSAQQTSLQEGQELLLTCSVDTENLERFFSVAWLRAGVELARIGPTGILSVNTEYGLREKQGELRASKIGDRDYRLVLQPVNTEDQGGYMCRVWPQERQHGGFVQGEPQDSNSLLVSISASASGLSVEMLNTVNVNEGDTVTLTCKVHGFKDQLSVTWQRKVASMSTLANIIGLSQEGVAETSAVTLSNLVRVTRPAVDIFVLELDEITPDDSGVYHCVVSEWNSHSRTNSQSARTMLTVTPMDSFMGVNLISRNSVATVGDNVELMCRVKGPPRLTTTLSWSVQRNTSTLDNILSVYYDGTISWSGEQQRYHLKVDNKPSERIYYLLINGASHREAGSYQCRVSVFQKNVFKKLPPSNLLTVKVHNPASDLILTPTPALTRNINSDITIKCLVTSSRSGSSRYAVTWILQQQTQNVTILSLDRNSQVTSTVGQNQRISSQQTNGPSFELSIRDSRTSDQGVYVCEVIEWLQDPRGEWYHLPPVSGTVQLTLIEPANDLLLDRKEQQVLVKEGDRVHLKCELISGASSDSCFYKVTWFYTGLGSSAVSLLELDHTGLMRYPERTGLHGLQQRLRLSRPKRSSFDLEIQSIHEGDSGTYRCQVEQFQLGHEGHWEQKASVDGGPIILSVNIAENNLSIMKEELALNVSTSQDFTIHCYITKQSSLESKFQVTWFWQEKRETKRHAVFTSYRNSTLKDFWFKRREQLRFGHALPNQFSLTVLKPTLADRGLYYCEVEEWLPSLSHGWRRAGVERSGYSNVSVYLQEAGSGCPLHIWIGLPMAVVLCSLLVIYVLVLKMRRAKKRDQSLWMEQHQLKRKPRVDDCEGPLQEME